The segment CGCGGTTGCGGTGATGGCGACGGCCCTGTCCTTGCGGGCGAGACGAGCGCGATGTCTGGCGCCGATGAAGGTTTGGCTCCTTCGCGCTGCCAAGGCGGTCATCCGAAGCGCCTGCCCGACCGGGTTGACCACCTTGGGCGCTCGGCCCGGCAATGGCTTGCCGCCGTTGATCCTGGTCTCCGGTGCCACCCCCATCCAGGAGCAGAAGTGCTTGGCGGAAGGGAAGACGGAGAAGTCCGGTCCGATCTCCGAGGCGATGGTCAGGACAGTTCCGGTGCCGACGGCCGGGATCGCAGTGAGGTCAACGCCCATCTGGTACAGCGCCATGGTCAAGGCCCTGTCGCCGGCTGCGGACTTCTTGCCTCTGGAGCGCGGCAGCGTCTTACAGCCTTCGCCGGCCGATCCGTCACCAGCGCCTTCGTCCCCGGAAGGGCTGCCGCTTGCCGGCGTCAGGCGCTCGATCTGCGCCGCGCCCCGCGCTTCGCAGTCCTCGATCTGCCGTTCGAGGAAGTCGTAGCGCTGCATGGCCTGCTCCAACGCAAACAGATGCTCCTCCCGCCAGGTGCCCTCCAGGCTTGCGGCGATCGTGTCACCGCTGGCCTTGACTCGCCTGTCCCGGAACGACGCCAGACGCCGCGCGTCGCGCTCGCCGCCGATGATCGCCCGCAGGATCTTCTGTCCGGTCTGGCCCATGATGTCGGCCAGCACCGAGTCCAGTCGGATGTTCATCTCGGTCAGCGCCCTCTGCATGTGCTGCACGCAACGCGCGCGGTCCTCGATCAGCCGCTTCGCCTGGCGCACATAGGCGCGGAGCGGGCACACCGCATCCCTGGGCCGGAACGCGCTCCGCAGAAGGCCGTAGGACAGCAACTGCCAGATGGCGGAGACAGGTGCGGAATCCACTGCTCACCCGCGGTCGTGAACTAGGCGCCCAGCCCGTGCTCCTGGTGCTCGACGCCCAGCGGCACACTGGGCATGGCCGCCCAGTGACGGAGTGAAGTCGCCGGTGAACTGGTGCTCATTCATCCCTTCCCCGAAACCGCCTGTGAATTCGCCATGTAGTCCTGCGGGACCGCCTCAACCTTCCAAAGCTTGGCTGAGGGTGACTGGGGGAACAGGTGACTTCAGCGTTCGTCAGTGCTTGGTTGCCCTACCCGGTTGGTCCAATCACCCTCGACTATTGTATCGTCACGGTGCGGTTTGACTTCCTACTGTAAACCTTCCTCAGTGAGGGTAACGAGGTGGTAGGTCCTGTCTCCAACTGGAGTCTCAGAGCCACCTCGATGCTGAAGCACCATAAAGTTCACCACTTGGTCGAACCGAGGTATGTTCTCTCATACTACAATGACAAAACCAAGGCCATTATCGTAGAGAAAGGTCACTCTAATGCCGTAACTGGCTTTCCATC is part of the Deltaproteobacteria bacterium genome and harbors:
- a CDS encoding IS110 family transposase; the protein is MDSAPVSAIWQLLSYGLLRSAFRPRDAVCPLRAYVRQAKRLIEDRARCVQHMQRALTEMNIRLDSVLADIMGQTGQKILRAIIGGERDARRLASFRDRRVKASGDTIAASLEGTWREEHLFALEQAMQRYDFLERQIEDCEARGAAQIERLTPASGSPSGDEGAGDGSAGEGCKTLPRSRGKKSAAGDRALTMALYQMGVDLTAIPAVGTGTVLTIASEIGPDFSVFPSAKHFCSWMGVAPETRINGGKPLPGRAPKVVNPVGQALRMTALAARRSQTFIGARHRARLARKDRAVAITATARELACLIYLMVTRGEEYVGKGMDAYEKRRIDRIFANLNRKARTLGYRLVQAVVEEVPTALQKQLSYSRESVKDVDLRRRRTTGCDSGKNWEADAGRTRGH